From the genome of Micromonospora lupini:
ACAGCCATGCACCACCTGTGACCGCCCCCGAAGGACCCCCCATCTCTGGAGGTTTTGCGGCCATGTCAAACCCAGGTAAGGTTCTTCGCGTTGCATCGAATTAATCCGCATGCTCCGCCGCTTGTGCGGGCCCCCGTCAATTCCTTTGAGTTTTAGCCTTGCGGCCGTACTCCCCAGGCGGGGCGCTTAATGCGTTAGCTGCGGCACAGGGAACCGGAGAGGCCCCCCACACCTAGCGCCCAACGTTTACAGCGTGGACTACCAGGGTATCTAATCCTGTTCGCTCCCCACGCTTTCGCTCCTCAGCGTCAGTATCGGCCCAGAGACCCGCCTTCGCCACCGGTGTTCCTCCTGATATCTGCGCATTTCACCGCTACACCAGGAATTCCAGTCTCCCCTACCGAACTCTAGCCTGCCCGTATCGACCGCAGGCTTGGGGTTGAGCCCCAAGTTTTCACGGTCGACGCGACAAGCCGCCTACGAGCTCTTTACGCCCAATAAATCCGGACAACGCTCGCGCCCTACGTCTTACCGCGGCTGCTGGCACGTAGTTGGCCGGCGCTTCTTCTGCAGGTACCGTCACTCTCGCTTCGTCCCTGCTGAAAGAGGTTTACAACCCGAAGGCCGTCATCCCTCACGCGGCGTCGCTGCATCAGGCTTCCGCCCATTGTGCAATATTCCCCACTGCTGCCTCCCGTAGGAGTCTGGGCCGTGTCTCAGTCCCAGTGTGGCCGGTCGCCCTCTCAGGCCGGCTACCCGTCGTCGCCTTGGTAGGCCATCACCCCACCAACAAGCTGATAGGCCGCGAGCCCATCCCAAGCCGAAAAACTTTCCACCACCAGCCATGCGGCCAGAAGTAATATTCGGTATTAGCCCCGGTTTCCCGGGGTTATCCCAAAGCTTGGGGCAGGTTGCTCACGTGTTACTCACCCGTTCGCCGCTCGAGTACCCCGAAGGGCCTTTCCGCTCGACTTGCATGTGTTAAGCACGCCGCCAGCGTTCGTCCTGAGCCAGGATCAAACTCTCCAACAAAAAATTAGTTGAACAGCATCCTGACAACAAACAAATGTTGCCAAAGGAATCCCAACCAGCCAGAAAAACTGACCAGTCCGGGGTATAAATCATAATTGGCACTGGCTTTACAAGCACCCTGTTGAGTTCTCAAAGAACAACCACACACCGATCAAACAACCCAACCAGTGGGCCACCATCCCGGGGCTTTTCGTTCACGTGCTCGGCGCTTTCCAGCGCCAGGCACTTTTACTACGTTACCCGCTGGTTTCTGCCGTGTCAAACCGGTGTTTCGCGGTTCGTCGTGCTTTCTTCCGTGTTGCGGGCACCATGTCTCGATCGGCTTGCGCCGCTCTCGTCACGGTGGTGGCAGGCCGGCCGCAGCGGTTTCCCGCTTGCTCGCCCGTTTCCCTGCCGGCTGACAACCTTACCCGGTCGGTTCCGCCGCACCAAATCCGCCTCGCGGCGTTTCCATGGGCACCACCCGATCGGGATCCGGCCGGCGAACCCGCCCGACCCCGAGGTCGTCGCCGCGCTCCGGCCGCTTCAGGCTTTCGCCTGTTTCGTCCGTTCCGCGCTGGCAGAGAGAAAGTTACGCGTCCGGCCCGATGATCGTCAAATTCGCCGGACGCGTCCCCCGTCACATCGTCGACAACCGACTATTCGCCCAGCTCAACGCCTGCGAATGACCGCTTGCCCCGGCGCAGCACCAGGTACCGACCGTGCAACAGGTCGTCCACCGACACGGTGGCGTCCACCTCGGTCACCCGGTTGTTGTTCACGTAGGCGCCACCCTCGGCGATCACGCGCCGCGCCTCCTTGAGACCCGTCACCAGCCCGGAGTCCCGCAGCAGGCCCGCCACGTCCGGCAGCTCCCCAGGGATGCGCACCAGACCGGCCTCGGCCAACGCCGCGCGCAGTGTCTCCGGTGCCAGCTCGTCAAGCGAACCGCGCCCGAACAGCGCCTGGCTGGCGGCGACCGCCTGCCGGGCCTCCTCGGCGCCGTGCACAAGCGTGGTCAGCTCCTCGGCCAGCGCCCGCTGGGCCAGCCGGGCCGCCGGCCGCTCGGCCGTCGCCTTCGCCAGCTCCTCCAGCTCGTCTCGGGAGCGGAAGCTGAAGTACCGCAGGTAGCGGTCGACCTCCCGGTCGTCGACGTTGAGCCAGAACTGGTAGAAGGCGTACGGGCTGGTCAGGGTGGGGTCGAGCCAGACGGCGCCGCCCTCGGTCTTGCCGAACTTCGTGCCGTCGGCCTTGGTGACAAGCGGCGTGGTGAACGCCTGGACCGGCCCCGCACCGCGCCGCCGGACGTAGTCCACGCCGGCGGTGATGTTGCCCCACTGGTCGGACCCACCGAACTGAAGTTGGCAGCC
Proteins encoded in this window:
- the tyrS gene encoding tyrosine--tRNA ligase, which codes for MTDSSRPPSGRDSLTDDLLWRGLIQDSTGLDELRELLDGGGAATYYVGFDPTAPSLHVGSLMQVTTARRLQLAGHRPLLLVGGATGQIGDPKESAERTLNPPEVIAGWVERIRDQLAPFVSYTGENAAQLVNNLDWTGEMSVVEFLRDVGKHFPVNKMLAREVVRARLETGISFTEFSYQLLQANDFFELHRRHGCQLQFGGSDQWGNITAGVDYVRRRGAGPVQAFTTPLVTKADGTKFGKTEGGAVWLDPTLTSPYAFYQFWLNVDDREVDRYLRYFSFRSRDELEELAKATAERPAARLAQRALAEELTTLVHGAEEARQAVAASQALFGRGSLDELAPETLRAALAEAGLVRIPGELPDVAGLLRDSGLVTGLKEARRVIAEGGAYVNNNRVTEVDATVSVDDLLHGRYLVLRRGKRSFAGVELGE